In one window of Polaromonas naphthalenivorans CJ2 DNA:
- a CDS encoding zinc ribbon domain-containing protein produces the protein MSSIVPLRCLLCKHLNPADAVFCNKCGTQLDLQACSRCGALNERVAQNCSQCGARLTVPATPEPGPLLAPATPVKDAAPAAPDDAAGAGPEAAHSRHDLAHSPPGTQAVDDTFLSEMDAASLMWRKLEERTPDQTGSAEAAAAATRSRRRWLMLGAALLLALAVNFVYVYVRDQQPEQLEQKAAQGERQAAPDVPGAPSPAEARVNSALTLETGNDGLEKPSSPAQADVQTRQAPPQFTDCPPAVAALGLCNPDTKQEGH, from the coding sequence ATGTCGTCGATAGTCCCCCTCCGGTGCCTTCTGTGCAAGCACCTCAATCCGGCCGATGCAGTGTTCTGCAACAAGTGCGGCACGCAGCTCGATCTGCAAGCCTGCAGCCGGTGCGGAGCGCTCAACGAGCGGGTCGCGCAGAACTGCTCCCAATGCGGCGCCAGGCTCACTGTGCCGGCAACACCGGAACCCGGCCCACTGCTGGCGCCAGCGACACCCGTCAAAGATGCGGCCCCTGCCGCACCGGACGATGCGGCCGGCGCAGGCCCGGAGGCGGCGCATTCCAGGCATGACCTGGCGCACTCGCCGCCCGGGACGCAAGCCGTGGATGACACGTTTTTATCCGAAATGGATGCGGCATCGCTGATGTGGCGCAAGCTTGAGGAGCGCACGCCGGATCAAACGGGTTCAGCCGAAGCCGCTGCGGCCGCGACCCGGTCCAGGCGCCGGTGGCTCATGCTGGGCGCGGCCTTATTGCTCGCACTGGCCGTGAATTTCGTGTACGTCTATGTCCGCGACCAGCAGCCCGAGCAACTTGAGCAGAAGGCGGCGCAGGGCGAAAGGCAGGCGGCCCCGGACGTGCCCGGCGCGCCTTCACCCGCCGAGGCACGGGTGAATTCCGCCCTGACGCTTGAGACCGGCAATGATGGGCTTGAAAAGCCCTCATCGCCTGCGCAGGCCGACGTGCAAACCCGCCAGGCTCCGCCGCAATTCACGGACTGTCCGCCAGCCGTCGCAGCCCTTGGGTTGTGCAATCCGGATACCAAACAGGAGGGGCATTGA
- a CDS encoding YebC/PmpR family DNA-binding transcriptional regulator: MGAQWKAKGKDLAANARGRLFGKLAKDIMIAARNGADPASNARLRLVVEQARKVSMPKETLDRAIKKGAGLSGEAVHFEHVIYEGFAPHQVPLMVECLTDNVNRAASEMRVLFRKGHLGSSGSVAWDFDHVGMIEAEPLAAGTDPELAAIEAGAQDFEPGHEDGTTLFLTDPTDLDLVSRALPAQGFTVLSAKLGYKPKNPIDPASLSPGDLHEVEAFLAAIDENDDVQNVYVGLAG; this comes from the coding sequence ATGGGCGCGCAATGGAAAGCAAAAGGCAAGGATCTGGCCGCAAACGCCAGGGGCCGGCTGTTTGGCAAACTGGCCAAGGACATCATGATCGCTGCGCGCAACGGGGCCGACCCGGCTTCGAACGCGCGCCTGCGGCTGGTGGTGGAGCAGGCACGCAAGGTCTCCATGCCCAAGGAAACCCTGGACCGGGCCATCAAGAAAGGCGCCGGCTTGAGCGGCGAGGCGGTTCATTTCGAGCACGTCATTTACGAAGGCTTTGCGCCGCACCAGGTGCCGCTGATGGTCGAATGCCTGACCGACAACGTGAACCGCGCCGCCTCTGAAATGCGCGTGCTGTTCCGCAAGGGACATCTGGGCAGTTCCGGCTCGGTGGCCTGGGACTTCGACCATGTCGGCATGATCGAGGCCGAGCCGCTGGCCGCCGGCACCGACCCCGAACTGGCCGCCATCGAAGCGGGCGCGCAGGACTTCGAGCCGGGCCACGAAGACGGCACGACGCTGTTCCTGACCGACCCCACCGACCTCGACCTGGTCAGCCGCGCGCTGCCCGCCCAGGGCTTCACCGTGCTGTCGGCCAAGCTCGGCTACAAGCCCAAGAACCCCATCGACCCGGCCTCCTTGAGCCCCGGAGACTTGCACGAAGTCGAGGCCTTCCTGGCCGCGATTGACGAGAACGACGATGTGCAAAACGTGTACGTCGGCCTGGCGGGCTGA
- the ddpX gene encoding D-alanyl-D-alanine dipeptidase: MPNQPRLIHITEQNHDVLVDLIYAGASNFTGQAIYDHPLCFLHPQAEAGLRKAIAAARGFGLRLKILDAFRPQEAQEALWAVAPNPDYIADPKIGSNHTRGVAVDLTLVGADGVALDMGTPVDTMSAASHHFHADHPAAIQVNRMRLLTVMLEAGFVHHPREWWHYQLPGAERFPLIDSHAFMTCLHAGGHAATAGSMAS; the protein is encoded by the coding sequence ATGCCTAACCAGCCCCGACTGATCCACATCACCGAGCAGAACCATGATGTCCTGGTTGACCTGATCTATGCCGGTGCCAGCAACTTCACCGGCCAGGCCATCTACGACCATCCGCTGTGTTTCTTGCACCCGCAGGCCGAAGCCGGTTTGCGCAAGGCCATCGCGGCGGCGCGCGGTTTTGGCCTGCGGCTGAAGATTCTCGACGCCTTCCGGCCGCAGGAGGCGCAGGAGGCCTTGTGGGCCGTGGCGCCCAACCCGGACTACATCGCCGACCCGAAAATCGGCTCCAACCACACGCGCGGCGTGGCCGTTGACCTGACGCTGGTCGGCGCCGATGGTGTGGCGCTCGACATGGGAACGCCGGTGGACACCATGAGCGCGGCCTCGCACCACTTTCATGCCGACCATCCGGCGGCCATCCAGGTCAACCGCATGCGGCTGCTGACCGTCATGCTGGAAGCCGGCTTCGTGCACCATCCGCGCGAATGGTGGCATTACCAGTTGCCGGGCGCGGAGCGCTTTCCCCTGATCGACAGCCACGCCTTCATGACCTGCCTGCACGCTGGCGGCCACGCGGCGACTGCGGGTTCAATGGCTTCTTGA
- a CDS encoding DUF2789 domain-containing protein: protein MDQPIHPFSELFAQLGLPADESSIRQFIASHAPLRSDIDLADAPFWTESQAVFLKEEKLEDADWAELVDQLNLALRG from the coding sequence ATGGACCAGCCAATTCACCCATTCAGCGAACTCTTTGCGCAGCTCGGCCTGCCTGCCGACGAGTCGTCCATCAGGCAGTTCATCGCATCGCATGCTCCACTGAGAAGCGACATTGACCTGGCGGACGCCCCGTTCTGGACCGAGTCCCAGGCGGTGTTCCTGAAAGAAGAAAAACTCGAAGATGCCGACTGGGCAGAGCTGGTCGATCAGCTGAACCTGGCGCTTCGCGGTTAG
- a CDS encoding cation-translocating P-type ATPase encodes MPNAPEACGLSAAEAARRLAADGANLLPGSAPKSNAAIVLTVVTEPMFLMLLAAGGIYLALGDPAEALFLLGFVFVVIGITLVQERKTQRALESLRELSAPRALVMRDGQEQRIPGAGVVRGDVLVLHEGDRIAADARLFEGQLEVDESLLTGESVPVAKLPDTAASVGAGGRSAGPPQARPAPSGGSAAHAVASVGALYASTVVTRGVGLAEVQATAGATAVGRIGADLARTTEPPSALQRASRQLVRRLGAAALLLAGAQVLLGWWWNGRPLLESLLSGIALAMAILPEEIPVILTVFLALGAWRISKQKVLTRRMSAVEALGAITVLAVDKTGTLTMNRMEVAELDTGSARFTPEKASELPEAFHLLAEFAMLATPGDPFDPMEKAIQRFGHGWLAGTEHVHDGREPEFEYALSGEILAMTRVFASSAPTQHLLATKGAPEAVADLCHLPAARREAIRAQVEAMAGRGLRVLGVARGRWSGAPAAPDAAPLWPRSQHDFDFEFLGLLGLADPPRPEVPAALAECRRAGVRVIMLTGDHPATARAIARQVGLSERPEVITGDQIAALDDAALRERLRHADLCARLQPAHKLRLVQALRAGGEVVAMTGDGVNDAPALKAADIGIAMGERGTDVAREAAALVLLDDSFARIVAAIRQGRRIDDNLRKATRFTFAVHVPVIALALVPTLLQWPVLLMPVHMVLLQLLIDPACSVVFEADPESPGLMERAPRPVSDSPFGVAPLGHAVLQGLGVAGLLLAGYAWLAAQGWSAPQARSVVFCTLMLSVMLLILANRDLRRSALLGMTNANPLLWRMAVAMFGLLAAVLYLPWLRRLMGLELPGLAGLAAGAGLLALCAVWLELVRLAGGPRQ; translated from the coding sequence GTGCCGAATGCGCCTGAAGCCTGCGGCCTGAGCGCCGCCGAGGCCGCACGGCGGCTGGCCGCTGACGGCGCCAACCTGCTGCCCGGCAGCGCGCCCAAGTCCAATGCCGCCATCGTGTTAACGGTGGTGACGGAGCCTATGTTTTTGATGCTGCTGGCCGCTGGCGGCATTTACCTGGCGCTGGGCGACCCGGCCGAGGCGCTGTTTTTGCTCGGTTTCGTGTTCGTCGTCATCGGCATCACGCTGGTGCAGGAGCGCAAGACGCAGCGGGCGCTCGAATCGCTGCGCGAGCTGTCGGCGCCGCGCGCGCTGGTCATGCGCGATGGGCAGGAGCAGCGCATTCCGGGCGCCGGCGTGGTGCGCGGCGATGTGCTGGTGCTGCACGAGGGCGACCGCATCGCCGCCGATGCCCGGCTTTTCGAGGGCCAGCTGGAGGTGGACGAATCGCTGCTGACCGGCGAATCGGTGCCGGTGGCCAAGCTGCCCGACACAGCGGCCAGCGTGGGGGCCGGCGGCCGCAGCGCCGGGCCGCCCCAAGCAAGGCCAGCCCCCTCGGGGGGCAGCGCAGCACACGCAGTGGCAAGCGTGGGGGCGCTTTACGCCAGCACCGTGGTCACGCGGGGCGTCGGCCTGGCTGAAGTGCAGGCCACGGCCGGTGCCACCGCCGTGGGCCGCATCGGCGCCGATCTGGCCAGGACCACCGAGCCGCCGTCGGCCCTGCAGCGCGCCTCGCGCCAGCTGGTGCGCCGGCTGGGCGCGGCGGCCCTGCTGCTGGCCGGCGCGCAGGTGCTGCTGGGCTGGTGGTGGAACGGGCGGCCGCTGCTGGAAAGCCTGCTGTCCGGCATCGCGCTGGCCATGGCCATATTGCCGGAGGAAATCCCGGTCATCCTGACGGTGTTCCTGGCGCTGGGCGCCTGGCGCATCTCGAAACAAAAAGTGCTGACCCGGCGCATGTCGGCGGTCGAGGCGCTGGGCGCCATCACCGTGCTGGCGGTGGACAAGACCGGCACGCTGACCATGAACCGCATGGAAGTCGCCGAACTGGACACCGGCAGCGCCCGCTTCACGCCCGAAAAGGCCAGCGAACTGCCCGAAGCATTCCACCTGCTGGCCGAATTCGCCATGCTGGCCACGCCGGGCGACCCGTTCGACCCGATGGAAAAAGCCATCCAGCGCTTCGGCCACGGCTGGCTGGCCGGCACCGAGCATGTGCATGACGGCCGCGAACCGGAGTTTGAATACGCGCTGTCGGGCGAGATCCTGGCGATGACGCGGGTGTTCGCCAGCAGCGCGCCGACGCAGCATCTGCTGGCCACCAAGGGCGCGCCCGAAGCCGTGGCCGACCTGTGCCACCTGCCCGCCGCCCGGCGCGAAGCCATCCGCGCCCAGGTCGAGGCCATGGCCGGGCGCGGCCTGCGTGTGCTGGGCGTGGCGCGCGGGCGCTGGAGTGGCGCGCCCGCCGCGCCCGATGCCGCACCCCTCTGGCCGCGCAGCCAGCACGATTTCGATTTCGAATTCCTCGGCCTGCTAGGGCTGGCCGACCCGCCGCGCCCGGAAGTTCCGGCGGCGCTGGCCGAATGCCGGCGCGCCGGGGTGCGCGTCATCATGCTGACCGGCGACCACCCGGCCACGGCCCGCGCCATCGCCCGCCAGGTCGGCCTGTCGGAGCGGCCCGAGGTCATCACCGGCGACCAAATCGCCGCGCTGGACGATGCGGCATTGCGCGAGCGGCTGCGCCACGCGGACCTGTGCGCGCGCCTGCAGCCGGCGCACAAGCTGCGCCTGGTGCAGGCGCTGCGGGCCGGCGGCGAGGTGGTGGCGATGACCGGCGACGGCGTCAATGACGCGCCCGCGCTGAAGGCCGCCGACATCGGCATCGCCATGGGCGAGCGCGGCACCGACGTGGCCAGGGAAGCGGCCGCGCTGGTGCTGCTCGACGACAGCTTTGCGCGCATCGTCGCCGCCATCCGGCAGGGCCGGCGCATCGACGACAACCTGCGCAAGGCCACGCGCTTCACCTTTGCCGTGCATGTGCCGGTCATCGCGCTGGCGCTGGTGCCGACGCTGCTGCAGTGGCCGGTGCTCTTGATGCCGGTGCACATGGTGCTGCTGCAGCTGCTGATCGACCCGGCCTGCTCGGTTGTTTTTGAAGCCGACCCGGAAAGCCCCGGCCTGATGGAGCGCGCGCCGCGCCCGGTGTCGGATTCGCCCTTTGGCGTGGCGCCGCTGGGCCACGCGGTGCTGCAGGGCCTGGGCGTTGCCGGACTGCTGCTGGCCGGCTATGCGTGGCTGGCCGCGCAGGGCTGGAGCGCGCCCCAAGCCCGCAGCGTGGTGTTCTGCACCCTGATGCTCAGCGTGATGCTGCTGATCCTGGCGAACCGCGACCTGCGGCGTTCAGCCCTGCTGGGCATGACAAACGCCAACCCGCTGCTGTGGCGCATGGCCGTCGCCATGTTCGGGCTGCTGGCAGCGGTCTTGTACCTGCCCTGGCTGCGCCGGCTGATGGGCCTGGAGCTGCCCGGCCTGGCCGGTCTTGCGGCCGGCGCCGGGCTGCTGGCGCTGTGCGCCGTCTGGCTGGAGCTGGTGCGGCTGGCCGGCGGACCGAGGCAATGA
- a CDS encoding PHA/PHB synthase family protein, with protein sequence MNDVQTTAQTLIPRDLDKPLHTQLARFTHGVSPASLAGAYLDWLTHLALSPGKQQELLVKAVEKELRIAWHAFLGPFDHCKPCIEPLPQDRRFSAPEWQEWPFNLIYQSFLLHQQWWHNAASGVPGVTAHHEHVVTFATRQLLDIVSPSNFLLTNPEVQAATLKSGGMNLVQGAQNFIKESLRLAAGRPLPGTENFRPGKEVAVTPGKVVFRNHLIELIQYRPQTDTVFAEPLLIVPSWIMKYYILDLSPGNSLVKYLVEKGHTVFILSWKNPSSRDRHLGMDDYLKAGVMAAIDAVSSIVPGQKIQAIGYCLGGTLLGIAAAYMARHHDERLKSLTLLASELDFEDPGELGLFIDESQLSFLNDAMANKGYLDGKQMAGAFALLNSRDLVWSRMVHDYLMGGKHPVNDLIAWNLDATRMPYRQHSEYLRHLYLKNDLAEGHYLVDGKPIALSDIWIPIFALGTRRDTVSPWHAVYKTHLLVPAEVTFCLSSGGHNVGVVNPPGEGVKRSYQIATRKAGARYIDPDTWQASMPEHEGSWWPALEHWLRRHSGERVAPPAMGNAAGGYPVLQDAPGRYVLVP encoded by the coding sequence ATGAACGACGTTCAAACGACCGCGCAGACCCTCATTCCCCGGGATCTGGACAAGCCGCTGCATACCCAGCTGGCGCGCTTTACCCACGGCGTGTCGCCCGCGTCCCTGGCCGGCGCCTACCTGGACTGGCTGACCCATCTGGCGCTGTCGCCCGGCAAACAGCAGGAGTTGCTGGTCAAGGCCGTTGAAAAAGAGCTGCGCATCGCCTGGCATGCCTTCCTGGGTCCGTTTGACCATTGCAAGCCGTGCATTGAACCGCTGCCGCAGGACCGGCGGTTTAGCGCGCCCGAATGGCAGGAATGGCCGTTCAACCTGATTTACCAGTCCTTCCTGCTGCACCAGCAGTGGTGGCACAACGCCGCCAGCGGCGTGCCCGGCGTGACGGCCCACCACGAGCATGTGGTGACCTTTGCCACGCGCCAGTTGCTGGACATCGTGTCGCCGTCGAACTTTCTCCTGACGAACCCCGAAGTGCAGGCCGCCACGCTCAAAAGCGGCGGCATGAACCTGGTGCAAGGCGCGCAAAACTTCATCAAGGAATCGCTTCGGCTGGCCGCCGGCCGGCCCCTGCCCGGCACCGAGAATTTCCGGCCCGGCAAGGAAGTGGCCGTGACGCCCGGCAAGGTGGTGTTTCGCAACCACCTGATCGAGCTGATCCAGTACCGTCCGCAGACCGACACCGTGTTTGCCGAGCCGCTGCTGATCGTGCCGTCGTGGATCATGAAGTACTACATCCTGGACCTGTCGCCCGGCAACTCGCTGGTGAAATACCTGGTCGAAAAGGGCCACACCGTGTTCATCCTGTCCTGGAAAAACCCCAGCTCCAGGGACCGCCACCTGGGCATGGACGACTACCTGAAGGCCGGCGTGATGGCCGCCATCGACGCGGTCAGCAGCATCGTGCCGGGCCAGAAAATCCAGGCCATCGGCTACTGCCTGGGCGGCACGCTGCTGGGCATTGCCGCCGCCTACATGGCCCGCCACCATGACGAGCGCCTGAAAAGCCTGACCCTGCTGGCCTCAGAACTCGACTTTGAAGACCCCGGCGAGCTGGGCCTGTTCATTGACGAAAGCCAGCTGTCCTTCCTGAACGACGCGATGGCCAACAAGGGCTACCTGGACGGCAAGCAGATGGCCGGCGCGTTTGCCCTGCTCAATTCGCGCGACCTGGTGTGGTCGCGCATGGTGCACGACTACCTGATGGGGGGCAAGCACCCGGTCAACGACCTGATTGCCTGGAACCTGGACGCCACCCGCATGCCCTACCGCCAGCACAGCGAATACCTGCGCCACCTCTACCTCAAGAACGACCTGGCCGAGGGCCATTACCTGGTCGATGGCAAACCGATAGCCCTGTCCGACATCTGGATACCGATTTTTGCGCTGGGCACCCGGCGCGACACCGTCTCGCCCTGGCATGCGGTGTACAAGACTCATTTGCTCGTTCCGGCCGAGGTGACGTTTTGCCTGAGCAGCGGCGGCCACAACGTGGGCGTGGTCAACCCGCCCGGCGAGGGGGTCAAGCGAAGCTACCAGATCGCCACCCGCAAGGCCGGCGCGCGCTATATCGACCCCGACACCTGGCAGGCCAGCATGCCCGAGCATGAAGGCTCCTGGTGGCCGGCGCTGGAGCACTGGCTGCGCCGGCACTCCGGCGAGCGCGTGGCCCCGCCCGCGATGGGCAACGCGGCAGGCGGCTACCCGGTGCTGCAGGATGCGCCCGGCCGCTATGTGCTGGTGCCCTGA
- the fabI gene encoding enoyl-ACP reductase FabI — MNTAITPETTPRALPILAGKKGLIVGIANDQSIAYGCAQAMQELGATLAITYFNAKAEPHVRPLAAQFGADIIVPLDVEQPGQLEAVFAQIEQRWGKLDFVLHAIAFAPAADLHGRIVDSSAEGFSRAMDVSCHSFIRMARLAEPLMTQGGTLVTMSYYGAQKVIDHYGIMGPVKAALEATVRYLAAELGPAGIRVHAVSPGPIKTRAASGIGDFEQLLDDAASRAPQHQLVTIADVGAVTAMLCSDAARALTGNVTYVDAGYHVMG, encoded by the coding sequence ATGAACACTGCCATCACCCCCGAAACCACCCCGCGCGCCCTGCCCATCCTGGCCGGCAAGAAAGGCCTGATCGTCGGCATTGCCAACGACCAGAGCATCGCCTACGGCTGCGCGCAGGCCATGCAGGAACTGGGCGCCACGCTGGCCATCACCTACTTCAACGCCAAGGCCGAGCCGCATGTGCGCCCGCTGGCCGCGCAGTTCGGCGCCGACATCATCGTGCCGCTCGACGTGGAGCAGCCCGGCCAGCTCGAAGCGGTGTTTGCGCAGATCGAGCAGCGCTGGGGCAAACTGGACTTCGTGCTGCACGCAATCGCCTTTGCGCCGGCGGCCGACCTGCACGGCCGCATCGTTGACAGCAGCGCCGAGGGCTTTTCCCGCGCCATGGATGTGTCGTGCCATTCGTTCATCCGCATGGCCAGGCTGGCCGAGCCGCTGATGACGCAGGGCGGCACGCTGGTCACGATGAGCTACTACGGCGCGCAAAAGGTCATCGACCACTACGGCATCATGGGGCCGGTCAAGGCCGCGCTTGAAGCCACGGTGCGCTACCTGGCCGCCGAACTCGGCCCCGCCGGCATCCGCGTGCATGCGGTGTCGCCCGGCCCGATCAAGACGCGGGCGGCATCGGGCATCGGGGATTTCGAGCAATTGCTGGACGATGCCGCGAGCCGCGCACCCCAGCACCAGCTGGTGACCATCGCCGACGTCGGCGCCGTCACCGCCATGCTGTGCAGCGACGCAGCCCGCGCGCTGACCGGCAACGTCACCTATGTCGATGCCGGCTACCACGTCA